The following are encoded together in the Ovis canadensis isolate MfBH-ARS-UI-01 breed Bighorn chromosome 2, ARS-UI_OviCan_v2, whole genome shotgun sequence genome:
- the SPAG8 gene encoding sperm-associated antigen 8 isoform X2, producing the protein METSESTDRSQSRSLDLQPSSDRLGSSSDPFSSWDGRHRSALVAATAAASAAATAASTARAAALSTKSPAPYSHGSLFTEPSSDSLTERYTGPGFTHKISHGRLGFQPVNVSHVARNSYTTNDLSSSRGPVPGSSSGPVPGSSSSPGPDSSSDPGPSSSSGPGGSPGGGSGGDPGHGPGPGSGSGQGPAGGSGQGTDLGPAVDSRHSPGHGHGPRFNFSAPVGFRNPRGDLIPNYTGCKHHCHWEPQKQSWKFLKVSEPGARGLWKPPDIEGKSTVLSETLPRGQCLLYNWEEERATNYLDQVPVMQDGSESFFFRHGHRGLLTLQPQSPMSSCTTQKDSYQPPTSHCQPIRGKREAILEMLLRQQICKEVQAEQEPTRKDFEFESVTHHDYKKELVQAGPPAPTKLHDYRTEQPETFWLERAPQLPGVSHIRTLDTPFRKNCSFSTPAPLSLGEPLPFEPESYSQQGKISSLACQGGAQGGGGG; encoded by the exons ATGGAGACCTCTGAGTCTACTGACAGATCGCAGTCGCG atcttTAGACTTACAGCCCAGCTCGGACAGACTAGGGTCCAGTTCCGATCCCTTTTCTTCTTGGGATGGCCGTCATAGATCGGCCCTGGTAGCTGCAACCGCAGCAGCTTCAGCAGCTGCTACAGCCGCCTCCACTGCCAGAGCAGCTGCATTATCGACAAAGAGCCCAGCCCCCTACTCTCATGGGAGCCTGTTCACGGAGCCCTCCTCTGACAGTCTGACAGAGCGCTACACTGGACCCGGATTTACCCACAAGATAAGCCACGGGAGACTCGGCTTTCAGCCTGTCAATGTTTCCCATGTTGCTCGGAATTCCTATACTACAAATGACCTTAGCTCTAGTCGTGGCCCTGTTCCTGGCTCCAGTTCTGGCCCTGTTCCTGGCTCCAGCTCTAGCCCTGGTCCTGACTCCAGCTCTGACCCTGGACCTAGCTCCAGTTCTGGTCCTGGTGGTAGCCCTGGCGGTGGCTCAGGTGGAGATCCTGGCCATGGCCCTGGTCCTGGTAGTGGCTCTGGTCAGGGTCCTGCCGGTGGCTCTGGTCAAGGCACTGATCTTGGTCCTGCTGTTGATTCTAGGCATAGCCCAGGCCATGGCCATGGCCCTAGGTTCAACTTCTCTGCTCCTGTAGGCTTCAGAAACCCCAGGGGAGATCTTATCCCTAATTATACTGGCTGCAAACACCACTGTCACTGGGAGCCGCAGAAACAATCCTGGAAATTTTTGAAAGTCTCAGAACCTGGTGCCCGAGGGCTGTGGAAGCCCCCCGACATTGAAGGGAAGAGTACGGTTCTCAGTGAAACACTGCCACGGGGCCAGTGCCTTCTCTACAACTGGGAGGAGGAG AGAGCCACCAACTACCTGGATCAAGTCCCAGTCATGCAGGATGGCTCTGAGAGTTTCTTTTTCCGACACGGACACCGGGGACTGCTGACCCTGCAGCCACAGTCACCCATGTCCTCCTGCACCACCCAGAAAGACTCCTACCAGCCCCCAACAAGCCACTGTCAGCCAATTCGAG GGAAGCGTGAAGCCATACTGGAGATGCTCTTGCGCCAACAGATCTG TAAAGAGGTGCAGGCAGAGCAGGAACCCACAAGGAAGGACTTTGAGTTCGAGTCTGTGACACACCACGACTACAAAAAGGAGCTGGTGCAGGCAGGGCCTCCCGCCCCAACAAAG CTCCATGACTACCGTACAGAGCAGCCTGAAACCTTCTGGCTAGAGAGGGCACCTCAGCTACCG GGTGTCAGTCACATCAGGACACTAGACACACCATTCCGGAAGAACTGCAGTTTCTCAACACCTGCGCCTTTGTCTCTAGGGGAGCCGTTGCCCTTTGAACCTGAGAGTTATTCCCAACAAGGAAAAATATCTTCCCTTGCCTGTCAGGGAGGGGCGCAGGGTGGTGGAGGGGGTTGA
- the SPAG8 gene encoding sperm-associated antigen 8 isoform X1, which translates to METSESTDRSQSRSLDLQPSSDRLGSSSDPFSSWDGRHRSALVAATAAASAAATAASTARAAALSTKSPAPYSHGSLFTEPSSDSLTERYTGPGFTHKISHGRLGFQPVNVSHVARNSYTTNDLSSSRGPVPGSSSGPVPGSSSSPGPDSSSDPGPSSSSGPGGSPGGGSGGDPGHGPGPGSGSGQGPAGGSGQGTDLGPAVDSRHSPGHGHGPRFNFSAPVGFRNPRGDLIPNYTGCKHHCHWEPQKQSWKFLKVSEPGARGLWKPPDIEGKSTVLSETLPRGQCLLYNWEEERATNYLDQVPVMQDGSESFFFRHGHRGLLTLQPQSPMSSCTTQKDSYQPPTSHCQPIRGKREAILEMLLRQQICKEVQAEQEPTRKDFEFESVTHHDYKKELVQAGPPAPTKLHDYRTEQPETFWLERAPQLPVCKSDRLLGVGERRGGGCSVLGWGRAGPVLILAFLQGVSHIRTLDTPFRKNCSFSTPAPLSLGEPLPFEPESYSQQGKISSLACQGGAQGGGGG; encoded by the exons ATGGAGACCTCTGAGTCTACTGACAGATCGCAGTCGCG atcttTAGACTTACAGCCCAGCTCGGACAGACTAGGGTCCAGTTCCGATCCCTTTTCTTCTTGGGATGGCCGTCATAGATCGGCCCTGGTAGCTGCAACCGCAGCAGCTTCAGCAGCTGCTACAGCCGCCTCCACTGCCAGAGCAGCTGCATTATCGACAAAGAGCCCAGCCCCCTACTCTCATGGGAGCCTGTTCACGGAGCCCTCCTCTGACAGTCTGACAGAGCGCTACACTGGACCCGGATTTACCCACAAGATAAGCCACGGGAGACTCGGCTTTCAGCCTGTCAATGTTTCCCATGTTGCTCGGAATTCCTATACTACAAATGACCTTAGCTCTAGTCGTGGCCCTGTTCCTGGCTCCAGTTCTGGCCCTGTTCCTGGCTCCAGCTCTAGCCCTGGTCCTGACTCCAGCTCTGACCCTGGACCTAGCTCCAGTTCTGGTCCTGGTGGTAGCCCTGGCGGTGGCTCAGGTGGAGATCCTGGCCATGGCCCTGGTCCTGGTAGTGGCTCTGGTCAGGGTCCTGCCGGTGGCTCTGGTCAAGGCACTGATCTTGGTCCTGCTGTTGATTCTAGGCATAGCCCAGGCCATGGCCATGGCCCTAGGTTCAACTTCTCTGCTCCTGTAGGCTTCAGAAACCCCAGGGGAGATCTTATCCCTAATTATACTGGCTGCAAACACCACTGTCACTGGGAGCCGCAGAAACAATCCTGGAAATTTTTGAAAGTCTCAGAACCTGGTGCCCGAGGGCTGTGGAAGCCCCCCGACATTGAAGGGAAGAGTACGGTTCTCAGTGAAACACTGCCACGGGGCCAGTGCCTTCTCTACAACTGGGAGGAGGAG AGAGCCACCAACTACCTGGATCAAGTCCCAGTCATGCAGGATGGCTCTGAGAGTTTCTTTTTCCGACACGGACACCGGGGACTGCTGACCCTGCAGCCACAGTCACCCATGTCCTCCTGCACCACCCAGAAAGACTCCTACCAGCCCCCAACAAGCCACTGTCAGCCAATTCGAG GGAAGCGTGAAGCCATACTGGAGATGCTCTTGCGCCAACAGATCTG TAAAGAGGTGCAGGCAGAGCAGGAACCCACAAGGAAGGACTTTGAGTTCGAGTCTGTGACACACCACGACTACAAAAAGGAGCTGGTGCAGGCAGGGCCTCCCGCCCCAACAAAG CTCCATGACTACCGTACAGAGCAGCCTGAAACCTTCTGGCTAGAGAGGGCACCTCAGCTACCGGTGTGTAAGAGTGACCGGCTGTTGGGAGTGGGTgaaaggaggggaggaggctgtTCTGTCCTGGGTTGGGGCAGAGCAGGCCCCGTCCTCATTCTGGCATTCCTCCAGGGTGTCAGTCACATCAGGACACTAGACACACCATTCCGGAAGAACTGCAGTTTCTCAACACCTGCGCCTTTGTCTCTAGGGGAGCCGTTGCCCTTTGAACCTGAGAGTTATTCCCAACAAGGAAAAATATCTTCCCTTGCCTGTCAGGGAGGGGCGCAGGGTGGTGGAGGGGGTTGA
- the SPAG8 gene encoding sperm-associated antigen 8 isoform X3, which translates to METSESTDRSQSRSLDLQPSSDRLGSSSDPFSSWDGRHRSALVAATAAASAAATAASTARAAALSTKSPAPYSHGSLFTEPSSDSLTERYTGPGFTHKISHGRLGFQPVNVSHVARNSYTTNDLSSSRGPVPGSSSGPVPGSSSSPGPDSSSDPGPSSSSGPGGSPGGGSGGDPGHGPGPGSGSGQGPAGGSGQGTDLGPAVDSRHSPGHGHGPRFNFSAPVGFRNPRGDLIPNYTGCKHHCHWEPQKQSWKFLKVSEPGARGLWKPPDIEGKSTVLSETLPRGQCLLYNWEEERATNYLDQVPVMQDGSESFFFRHGHRGLLTLQPQSPMSSCTTQKDSYQPPTSHCQPIRGKREAILEMLLRQQICWVLTGCGKAASPEAEELKSQLFRPRVTQYFPHSSMTTVQSSLKPSG; encoded by the exons ATGGAGACCTCTGAGTCTACTGACAGATCGCAGTCGCG atcttTAGACTTACAGCCCAGCTCGGACAGACTAGGGTCCAGTTCCGATCCCTTTTCTTCTTGGGATGGCCGTCATAGATCGGCCCTGGTAGCTGCAACCGCAGCAGCTTCAGCAGCTGCTACAGCCGCCTCCACTGCCAGAGCAGCTGCATTATCGACAAAGAGCCCAGCCCCCTACTCTCATGGGAGCCTGTTCACGGAGCCCTCCTCTGACAGTCTGACAGAGCGCTACACTGGACCCGGATTTACCCACAAGATAAGCCACGGGAGACTCGGCTTTCAGCCTGTCAATGTTTCCCATGTTGCTCGGAATTCCTATACTACAAATGACCTTAGCTCTAGTCGTGGCCCTGTTCCTGGCTCCAGTTCTGGCCCTGTTCCTGGCTCCAGCTCTAGCCCTGGTCCTGACTCCAGCTCTGACCCTGGACCTAGCTCCAGTTCTGGTCCTGGTGGTAGCCCTGGCGGTGGCTCAGGTGGAGATCCTGGCCATGGCCCTGGTCCTGGTAGTGGCTCTGGTCAGGGTCCTGCCGGTGGCTCTGGTCAAGGCACTGATCTTGGTCCTGCTGTTGATTCTAGGCATAGCCCAGGCCATGGCCATGGCCCTAGGTTCAACTTCTCTGCTCCTGTAGGCTTCAGAAACCCCAGGGGAGATCTTATCCCTAATTATACTGGCTGCAAACACCACTGTCACTGGGAGCCGCAGAAACAATCCTGGAAATTTTTGAAAGTCTCAGAACCTGGTGCCCGAGGGCTGTGGAAGCCCCCCGACATTGAAGGGAAGAGTACGGTTCTCAGTGAAACACTGCCACGGGGCCAGTGCCTTCTCTACAACTGGGAGGAGGAG AGAGCCACCAACTACCTGGATCAAGTCCCAGTCATGCAGGATGGCTCTGAGAGTTTCTTTTTCCGACACGGACACCGGGGACTGCTGACCCTGCAGCCACAGTCACCCATGTCCTCCTGCACCACCCAGAAAGACTCCTACCAGCCCCCAACAAGCCACTGTCAGCCAATTCGAG GGAAGCGTGAAGCCATACTGGAGATGCTCTTGCGCCAACAGATCTG CTGGGTTCtgacaggctgtgggaaagcagCCAGCCCAGAGGCTGAAGAGctgaagagtcaactcttcaggcCAAGAGTTACGCAGTATTTCCCTCACAGCTCCATGACTACCGTACAGAGCAGCCTGAAACCTTCTGGCTAG